In Paramormyrops kingsleyae isolate MSU_618 chromosome 18, PKINGS_0.4, whole genome shotgun sequence, the DNA window agcCCCAACTGAATTGTGCAGGAATTGCGTATGACTATGAATCAAATAATTCCACAATTAATCTAATATTACCGAGCAATATAAAACAATTAATTCCACAATTAGTCTAATATTATTCAGCATCTTACAAATCAAAACAATTTCACTGCACATTACCATTCGCTaaattattactattttatttttttcttaatatttaTCTGCCTAAGAGGCCGGAAGCGTGGGTGAATGCTGCTCTGACGCTGAAAGACCCCAAACCCCCGATGAGCCCAGGTCCCATCACTGATGATGCGTCCCCGCGCAATCATAAGATGTATCTATCATCTTCATTAATACTGTATAacattttacttttactttgTTTGTGATGCGTTAACTTCACTGCACTGTGTACAgtgtctttgcaccttgtccgTTTGCTACTAAATGCATGCTAGTCTGTGCTCTACGTACCTTGCTAGAATTTCCTATAAAATTTCCATCCTGGGATCACAAGTTTAATCTTATCGTGGTCTTCCATTATGGGAAACCTATTGTCCTCCTCTGACATATATTTCGGCGCTGAGTTTTAACGTAACACACCGTGCCATTggttaactaaattaaactaATAAAACCTTCACGTATTTTGAAAACAATGGCGAAACATAGTATGAATGACCTCACTATACAGAAACTCCAGCTCCACCTGATCCGCAAAGAACATGAAACTGACATAAAGTCGTGAAATAATACATACGAGAGTTGCAAATCGAGCAGCGTCGTAAAATATGATGCAATTTACGCATGCGCAATAATGGTGCACATGCGTACTGTTGATCAGGtagcaacaacaacagcaaaatTGTATCCGGAAGGTACGGAAGCCGAAGTCGGACAGTCTGTGTGTTAAGAATTTGACGCATGAAAATGGCTGCTGCGGAAGAGTGTAGTGAAATTCAAAATACGGACTTGGAATCACAGAAAGTTCCTGAAATGCTGGATCGCGGGTGGAAATTATTTGAAGAAGTGGACACCACAAACCAGCCGACCGGATCAAACTCGGTCCAGGTTAAAGTTAAGCGTGGGATTCAGCTGTTGGAAGAGGTAACACGCATGGTAGCCCAACTCGACTTATTCAGGTAACTTTTGCAGACTTTCGTCATTTTagacgtttcagcttagttttcACTCTACAATTTATTTCACTTAGGGGCACTTCGGGACGCTGAGTGCATGTGGGTTTTGACAAGTACATTTAACTGGTTATATGGGCTGCACATATGTGGGAGAAGTATATTAGCATTGGTGACAGTGAAGGTAACAGTTTTCAAATTGGTGACTTAAAATAAATAGCATGTCTAATACTATAATCTTAACGTTCACTGCGTAAGCATTtcattattttccttttttttccagtcGAAATGAAGAACTGGAGGAAATTGCAACCACAGATCTCAAGTATTTGATGTTACCTGCTCTTCTCGGGGCCCTTACAATGAAACAAGTCAACCTAGCGAAACGCCTGGAGCAAGTGCAGAAAGCAAAGGTTTACTTTTTAGATTTCTTGAGAAGGTGCAAAGACTACAATATCGTGAAGTTTGAACTACCCAAAACAAACGATAATTCTGCAGACTCATTGGAAGAAGAGGGAAAAGGACCGATATCGGCACCTACAATACAGCCTCCGAATTTGattgccatggcaacacagAGACAGGCTAAAATCGAAAGGTTTTTATGATTCACATCTTCACGTTTTGAATATTGTACTTAAGGGATCAAGTACATACAAGCCAACATAGTCATAACAGCATTGTGATGATGCAGTAGCAACTAAGACCTAATTAATTtatcaaaatattaaaaatgtgaatTGCTAAATTTACAAAGGAAATGCGATAGCAATTGTCTTTAAAtttatgaatttttaaataaaaatcatacaATTTTGATATAATGATTGATTCTTTCCTAAAGCTGTGGCATTGAAGGATGACTCCTGGTGCATGATGATTAcctcgttatatatatatatgtcatcATAACTTTTGTGTTATTATAACCTCCCCTAGATAtaaacaaaagaaagaaacagaagcCAAACTGTCAGAGATCAAGTCTGCAGTGGAGAGCGGTCACGCTGATGATGAAATGGTTCGCGACTTTTACATTCTCAATCTACGGAAGTGGATAACTATTGCATTGGAGGAAATTGAAAGCATTGACCAGGAAATTGAGATTCTGAAGCAAATGGATTTTCTGAAACAAGAAAAAGTTCCACAAGGAATGGTATGATGACAGTGATTTTATATGCATACATGTTCCCATGGAGTTAAACtacatgtaattaaattacGACGTCTTACCCCTTCTAGGGCACAGCAGAACCATTACAGTCCCATCAGAGACCTCGCATGAAACCCTTCATCCTGACTAAAGATGCTGTTCAAGCTCGGTAGGCAAATACACAAATGTATCGGTGCTAAATGTAGAGATTAAATAATACTGTATTTTAAAGTTTGaactaaaaatattttcagagtCTTCGGTGCAGGCTATCCCAGCCTACCCACGATGACCGTCGATGACTGGTATGAACAGCACAGGAAACGTGGAGCTCTTCCTGATCAGGGCATTCCACGCAGTGCAGGTACTTTCGGTCTACCTCCTAGTTATTTGTACATGACTTTGTGTTAATTAAGATGAAAACTAATTCTGCAAGCCTTTCTCAAAGCTGATATTGACAGTGAAGAGCGAGAGAAGGAGGAGAAAGAACGACAGATAGAGAATGATGATgaagaggccttgcagaaggcTCGGGACTGGGACAATTGGAAAGACACGCATCGTAGAGGATACGGGAATcgcaaaaacatgggctgatTCAGCTACAGCCAAAATCTGCAGCGGCAAGCTATAAGTGGTTTGTTGAACCAATTAATAAACTATTTTAAATACTTAATTGGGAAAATTATATTTGCCCATGATGAGGTGGGCAAGCAGCCAGAATGGAAGGTACTGCCAAACCTTCAGTTCGTATAATTGTGGCTGCTCAAACTAGTTACCTTTTAACGGAATCTGATCATTGGCCAGGTGTTTAGAATTTCCCATTTGCTTTTCTGGGGCTAAAACATAAACACATTTGGTAAATACTTTTATTTGCATGTCCATGGGAATGATAGTCTAGTGATATTTATTGTTCTTGTGTTGAAGTAGCACCACCATTTGTGAGTTGTTCTTGAAACCGAAATTTTGCAGTGCCACATACTGTAAAAACAACTTTATTGGTATGCCAGAAGATAGAAGTATTATTCATtagagagaaataaaaatctATTTATCTGCATACGCACTTGCAACAATGGTCGAAATTGTAACAATACCACTACGTGATCTAGTTATTTTTTGAAATCTGTTTTTATATAGCTATTCATCAGAGTAGCTTAAGTTGCGTATTAGGAGTGGTTATTTTCACACTGTCCTTGAAGGAAAGACCGATTCGAATTTCATGCTTTCAGTGGAGTCATGAAAGTCTGAGCCTGTCCAATTAAAAcggaaaataaaattaaacgaTTATACAAATACACCTTTGAATATTTGAAACCTCACCAACTGTTATGAATGCCTGGTTTTGTTCATTACCAATAAGTAAATAATTCAGTGAAAAAACATGGTGAActacaataaaaaatatatatatgtccAGTAAATTGTTAACATTACTTATGTGAATGCTTTGCGGAAGGTTTTCAGCCAGAAAAGCTTTTCTTATGTGATAAAACTGAAATCTGCAATCTGGGTTCTAATTCCTGTATGAAGTATAATTTTGTATGTGGATTGTTTCCTTTTGCTGAAATATGCTAATGACTTTTTTCCTGTtacatattttggtcatttgtATTTACATTGTTTCTTGGAATAAAAGGGTAACAGTGTTACTTATTTTTGGTTTAAAATTTAAGCAAAGCCATAAATTTGGTTAAGCGTGATTTTTGAAAACTGTGTAGCACTAATTTTTAAAGACCACATTTGCAGTACCTTCACGATACATATTGTGTGGTAGCTTGGTTTGCATAACGACAGTATGAACTTTTGTTTATTAATGTGCTGCATCACCAAAATTTACCTGAAAAACAACACGCAAaccaaaaattaaaaaacaattttaatcTGCTGAAGATTGCATTTACAAATATAAATACTCACCATCTCCTTGTAAAATGATTGCTATATTGCAGCTTAATTTTACAACGATTTTGAGAAAATGTAGCCAAAGGCTGGAGCAGCACTTCCTGcatgttcggggggggggggggc includes these proteins:
- the igbp1 gene encoding immunoglobulin-binding protein 1 produces the protein MKMAAAEECSEIQNTDLESQKVPEMLDRGWKLFEEVDTTNQPTGSNSVQVKVKRGIQLLEEVTRMVAQLDLFSRNEELEEIATTDLKYLMLPALLGALTMKQVNLAKRLEQVQKAKVYFLDFLRRCKDYNIVKFELPKTNDNSADSLEEEGKGPISAPTIQPPNLIAMATQRQAKIERYKQKKETEAKLSEIKSAVESGHADDEMVRDFYILNLRKWITIALEEIESIDQEIEILKQMDFLKQEKVPQGMGTAEPLQSHQRPRMKPFILTKDAVQARVFGAGYPSLPTMTVDDWYEQHRKRGALPDQGIPRSAADIDSEEREKEEKERQIENDDEEALQKARDWDNWKDTHRRGYGNRKNMG